In Burkholderia sp. GAS332, one DNA window encodes the following:
- a CDS encoding putative ATP-binding cassette transporter has product MHTLWFLVKGSRQRLLLAIGMSLVSGFGNAAMVALINQALSASREQLVELGLRFLVIGVVVLITRTASQTLFMSLGQNAKASLRMKTIDRISGAPFAYVERQGSARSLGVLTQDLDAIVVLFVGLPGLVMNGAVIAGCLVYLGLLSWQVLVFAAVTVLIGSAGFHAANTRGMFHLRSSRRREDALVRHFRALFDGAKELKLHRARMREFIDGTLATNVEAVRVQRTRGYVLYAAAASWGSFIFFAFIGCVLFVLTRYLPVTPHVMSGYAMIFLYMIMPIEGLLSAIPNLSTARVALERVEQVNAELPIEQTVAAPQATAFESIVLEGVTHRYFREKENDVFTLGPVNLSFRPGELVYLIGGNGSGKTTLAKMLVGLYTPESGRILLNGEEVGEAQRDAYRQHFSVVFSDFFLFDTLLGIRLDNVDRAAHALLEDLQLAHKVKIENGVFSTLELSQGQRKRLALLVSYLEDRPFYLFDEWAADQDPLFKDVFYRRLLPALKAKGKTVVVITHDDRYFHLADRYIKLDFGQVIEEGAGGAHPADPFHTDAQSTEPLPARA; this is encoded by the coding sequence ATGCACACTCTCTGGTTTCTGGTTAAAGGTTCGCGTCAGCGCTTGCTGCTGGCAATCGGCATGAGCCTTGTCAGCGGGTTCGGAAACGCGGCGATGGTCGCGCTCATCAACCAGGCGCTGTCCGCGTCGCGCGAACAGCTGGTCGAACTCGGCTTGCGTTTTCTCGTGATCGGTGTCGTCGTGCTCATCACGCGGACCGCTTCGCAGACGCTCTTCATGAGCCTGGGGCAGAACGCCAAGGCGAGTCTGCGCATGAAGACCATCGACCGCATTTCGGGCGCGCCTTTTGCCTACGTTGAACGCCAGGGGTCGGCGCGTTCGCTGGGCGTGCTGACGCAGGATCTCGATGCGATCGTCGTGCTGTTCGTCGGTTTGCCCGGGCTCGTGATGAACGGTGCGGTGATTGCCGGGTGCCTCGTCTATCTTGGCTTGCTGTCGTGGCAGGTGCTGGTGTTCGCAGCCGTCACGGTGCTGATCGGCTCGGCGGGCTTTCATGCGGCCAACACGCGGGGCATGTTCCATCTGCGCAGCTCGCGTCGCCGGGAAGATGCGCTGGTGCGCCATTTCCGCGCGCTGTTCGACGGCGCCAAGGAATTGAAGCTCCATCGGGCGCGGATGCGCGAGTTTATCGACGGCACGCTGGCGACCAACGTCGAGGCCGTGCGCGTGCAGCGCACCCGTGGCTATGTGCTGTATGCGGCCGCGGCGAGCTGGGGCAGCTTCATTTTCTTCGCGTTCATCGGCTGCGTGCTGTTCGTTCTGACGCGCTACCTGCCCGTCACGCCGCATGTGATGTCCGGCTACGCGATGATTTTCCTGTACATGATCATGCCGATCGAAGGCCTGCTTTCCGCGATTCCGAATCTCAGCACGGCGCGTGTGGCGCTCGAACGCGTCGAGCAGGTGAACGCGGAGTTGCCGATCGAGCAAACGGTCGCCGCGCCGCAAGCCACGGCCTTCGAGAGCATCGTTCTCGAAGGCGTCACGCACCGGTATTTCCGCGAAAAAGAGAACGACGTCTTTACGCTTGGGCCGGTCAATCTGAGCTTCCGTCCCGGCGAGCTCGTCTATCTGATCGGCGGCAACGGCAGCGGCAAGACGACGCTGGCGAAGATGCTCGTCGGGCTCTACACACCCGAAAGCGGACGGATTCTGCTCAATGGCGAGGAAGTCGGCGAAGCGCAGCGCGACGCGTACCGGCAACACTTTTCCGTCGTCTTCAGTGACTTCTTTCTGTTCGACACGCTGCTCGGTATCCGGCTCGACAACGTCGATCGAGCCGCGCATGCGTTGCTCGAAGATCTGCAACTCGCTCACAAGGTCAAGATCGAGAACGGTGTGTTCTCGACGCTCGAGCTGTCACAAGGCCAGCGCAAACGTCTCGCGCTGCTGGTGTCGTATCTCGAGGACCGGCCGTTCTATCTGTTCGACGAGTGGGCCGCGGATCAGGACCCGCTATTCAAGGACGTGTTCTACCGGCGCTTGTTGCCGGCGCTGAAGGCGAAAGGCAAGACGGTGGTGGTCATCACGCACGACGACCGCTATTTCCATCTCGCGGACCGCTATATCAAGCTCGATTTTGGCCAGGTGATCGAAGAGGGCGCAGGCGGCGCCCATCCGGCCGATCCGTTCCATACCGATGCCCAGTCCACCGAGCCGCTCCCTGCTCGCGCCTAA
- a CDS encoding iron complex transport system ATP-binding protein produces MPSPPSRSLLAPNPSTFFPAAAGCGTSQNAMVNTSLYATESASAPPLFELDQVRFDIGGTRLLDDIDLSISRECVTGLIGHNGSGKTSLMRLLARHHAQGAGAIRFDGKPIASWKPREFAQRVAHLPQYTPSTDGLLVRELVALGRYPWHGSLGVFGDDDRVQVEEAMRMTDVTHYADRLVDSLSGGERQRVWLAMLIAQDSRCLLLDEPTSALDIAHQVEVLDLVRTLCAQRSIAAVVVLHDINMAARFCDHIVALRHGRILMQGAPRDIMTGPNLQAIYGVPMNVLQDPSGRVVGIPQ; encoded by the coding sequence ATGCCCAGTCCACCGAGCCGCTCCCTGCTCGCGCCTAACCCGTCCACTTTTTTTCCCGCGGCCGCCGGCTGCGGGACTAGCCAGAATGCCATGGTCAATACCAGTTTGTACGCTACTGAATCCGCATCCGCTCCACCGCTTTTCGAACTGGACCAGGTCCGATTCGATATCGGCGGGACGCGGCTGCTGGATGACATCGATCTGTCGATTTCGCGCGAGTGCGTGACGGGCCTCATCGGTCACAACGGCTCGGGAAAAACGAGCTTGATGCGTCTGCTTGCGCGCCATCATGCGCAGGGTGCCGGTGCGATCCGTTTCGACGGCAAGCCGATTGCGTCGTGGAAGCCGCGCGAATTCGCGCAGCGTGTCGCGCACCTGCCGCAATACACCCCGTCTACCGATGGTCTGCTGGTGCGCGAACTCGTCGCGCTTGGCCGATACCCGTGGCACGGCAGTCTCGGCGTATTCGGCGACGACGACCGTGTGCAGGTTGAGGAAGCGATGCGGATGACCGACGTCACGCATTATGCGGACCGTCTCGTGGACAGCCTGTCCGGCGGCGAACGGCAACGTGTGTGGCTGGCGATGCTGATCGCTCAGGATAGCCGGTGTCTGCTGCTCGACGAGCCGACGTCCGCGCTGGACATTGCCCATCAGGTCGAGGTGCTGGATCTGGTCCGTACGCTCTGCGCGCAACGCAGCATCGCGGCCGTTGTCGTATTGCACGACATCAACATGGCCGCGCGCTTTTGCGACCACATCGTCGCGCTGCGCCACGGGCGCATCCTGATGCAGGGCGCACCCCGCGACATCATGACCGGGCCGAATCTGCAGGCCATTTACGGCGTGCCGATGAATGTGCTTCAGGACCCCAGCGGCCGGGTCGTGGGCATTCCGCAATGA
- a CDS encoding iron complex transport system substrate-binding protein, with amino-acid sequence MSVDGLIAPVSEKRRLYLRAAAAAALGMTAAAHAAAPDAASRAPRRIIVLNWDLTEMLLSLGVAPVGVPAPAWYVSSVVEPPLPRRVVDVGLLFQPNYDALYELRPDLIVITPAHASVKASFERIAPTLTLGAYVMDPQPYRAMRAEAMTLARRLGVEAKADALLNATSRLLAQSRAALDAATPTGGYPDVYVAQLVDDRHLRVFGTGSMFNEILQTLGLGNAALTALERGRNGSGMGGSAYIVELDRLAAAPDARILWVDSGAPGDMVGLQRNPVWRQLPFSQAGRAATLPVISPTGALISVQRFARAVANAMQSSHVI; translated from the coding sequence ATGAGTGTCGACGGTTTGATTGCGCCCGTGTCGGAGAAGCGCCGCCTGTACCTGCGAGCGGCGGCCGCCGCCGCGCTGGGGATGACGGCTGCCGCGCATGCCGCCGCGCCGGACGCTGCAAGCCGCGCGCCGCGGCGGATCATCGTGCTGAACTGGGACCTGACTGAAATGCTGCTTTCGCTCGGCGTGGCACCCGTCGGTGTGCCGGCGCCCGCCTGGTACGTCAGCAGTGTCGTTGAGCCGCCGCTGCCTCGGCGTGTTGTCGACGTGGGACTGCTGTTCCAGCCGAACTACGACGCGTTGTACGAACTACGGCCCGATCTGATCGTGATCACACCCGCGCACGCCAGCGTGAAGGCATCGTTCGAACGGATCGCGCCGACGCTGACGCTCGGCGCCTACGTGATGGACCCGCAACCGTACCGTGCGATGCGCGCCGAAGCGATGACGCTCGCCCGCCGCCTCGGTGTCGAAGCAAAGGCGGATGCGCTGCTGAATGCGACGAGCCGCTTGCTCGCGCAGTCGCGTGCAGCCCTCGATGCGGCGACGCCCACGGGCGGCTATCCGGACGTCTATGTCGCGCAGTTGGTAGACGATCGCCACCTGCGCGTTTTCGGCACCGGCAGCATGTTCAACGAGATCTTGCAGACACTGGGGCTTGGTAACGCTGCCTTGACCGCGCTTGAGCGTGGGCGAAACGGGTCCGGCATGGGTGGATCCGCGTACATCGTCGAACTGGACCGTCTCGCGGCGGCACCCGACGCGCGCATCCTGTGGGTCGATTCGGGGGCGCCCGGCGATATGGTTGGCCTGCAACGTAATCCGGTGTGGCGGCAGTTGCCGTTCTCGCAAGCCGGAAGAGCGGCGACCTTACCGGTCATCTCGCCGACGGGCGCGTTAATCTCTGTCCAGCGTTTTGCCCGCGCTGTCGCCAATGCCATGCAGAGCAGCCATGTCATCTAA
- a CDS encoding iron complex transport system permease protein, with the protein MSSKHLPPSGQQERRPDARDICNTCDTRIGQPAPAAQPAPAAQAAAPRNMLVPVTSLVVLAAIALTLWVLQTQLAGSSLWSSIMAPEPGNLRQLIVHDSALPRLAMTLICGAALALAGAVAQQVLRNPLAEPMTLGIFPGAYLALTLATLWAPAWIAAQRELIALVGGALAMLLVFALAWRQRLASLAVILSGMIVSFYCGSLTLALAISHFQLLAGLMIWGGGALDQQGWHASAALFARLVVAGAAVFLLRRPLSLFEAGESTARGLGVSLMRTRFAALGLAVALTACVVSAVGVIGFIGLAAPTLARLAGARRFQQRLFWAPVLGAALLWLTDAMVQAVAISGVFGSQLIPTGAVTSLIGAPMLLWLLRQLKSRPDLRSDVRDSVALIRHSRPVRLIAGLALLAAFIVVLSMAIGRGLDGWRIVSVAQFEALAFWRVPHTAAAIAAGMMLGLAGTLVQRMTGNPIASPDLIGVSSGGALGIVAAVFLFAAPGPLELFASCLAGSIATLLFLLWFGRRALYAPERLLLIGVAIGALFQAVSGTVTASGDARAALLLNFVVGSTYYVQPVAAAVAVVVALVGLGAAPLLARWLELLSLGEGTSRSLGVRVDVARLAVLLLTALLTATSTLIVGPLSFVGLMAPHIARSLGVCRAREQLLAAAAIGVVLMVLAQWCGNLLLFPNEMPAGLMAALIGGPYLLWSMLKAAPRAA; encoded by the coding sequence ATGTCATCTAAACACCTGCCTCCTTCGGGCCAGCAAGAGCGCCGCCCCGATGCGCGCGATATATGCAATACGTGCGATACGCGAATTGGGCAGCCTGCGCCCGCCGCGCAGCCTGCACCGGCCGCACAGGCTGCGGCACCCCGCAATATGCTCGTGCCCGTGACCTCGCTCGTCGTCCTCGCAGCCATTGCGCTGACCCTCTGGGTCCTGCAAACGCAGCTCGCCGGTTCCAGTCTCTGGTCGTCGATCATGGCGCCCGAACCCGGCAACCTTCGTCAACTGATCGTGCACGACAGCGCGTTGCCGCGTCTCGCGATGACCCTGATCTGTGGCGCCGCGCTCGCTCTCGCGGGTGCGGTTGCGCAACAGGTGCTGCGCAATCCGCTTGCCGAGCCCATGACGCTCGGCATCTTCCCCGGCGCCTATCTGGCGCTCACGCTCGCGACCCTCTGGGCGCCGGCGTGGATCGCCGCGCAGCGCGAGCTGATCGCGCTCGTGGGCGGGGCGCTGGCGATGCTGCTGGTCTTCGCATTGGCATGGCGGCAACGACTCGCTTCGCTTGCGGTGATTCTGTCCGGCATGATCGTCAGTTTCTATTGCGGCTCGCTGACCCTCGCGCTCGCGATCTCGCACTTCCAGTTGTTGGCTGGACTCATGATCTGGGGCGGCGGCGCACTGGACCAGCAGGGCTGGCACGCTAGCGCCGCGCTGTTCGCGCGGCTGGTGGTCGCGGGTGCGGCGGTTTTCCTGCTGCGCCGTCCGCTGAGCCTCTTCGAAGCCGGCGAAAGCACGGCGCGTGGGTTGGGCGTCTCGTTGATGCGTACGCGCTTCGCGGCGCTGGGTCTGGCGGTTGCGCTGACGGCGTGCGTCGTCAGCGCGGTCGGCGTGATCGGTTTCATCGGCCTTGCCGCGCCGACGCTGGCAAGACTCGCCGGCGCGCGGCGCTTCCAGCAGCGTCTCTTCTGGGCGCCTGTTCTCGGCGCCGCACTGTTATGGCTGACCGACGCAATGGTGCAGGCGGTGGCCATCAGCGGCGTGTTCGGTTCACAACTCATCCCGACGGGTGCCGTCACCTCGCTGATCGGTGCACCGATGCTGTTGTGGCTGCTGCGGCAACTCAAGTCGCGCCCTGATCTGAGGTCGGACGTGCGTGACAGCGTGGCACTGATCAGACATAGCCGGCCGGTGCGACTGATCGCGGGATTGGCCTTGCTCGCCGCGTTCATTGTCGTCCTGTCGATGGCGATCGGGCGCGGGCTCGACGGCTGGCGGATCGTCAGCGTCGCTCAATTCGAGGCACTGGCATTCTGGCGCGTGCCGCACACGGCGGCCGCGATTGCTGCGGGCATGATGCTCGGCCTTGCGGGCACGCTGGTGCAGCGCATGACCGGCAATCCGATCGCGAGTCCCGACCTGATCGGCGTGAGCTCGGGCGGGGCGCTCGGTATCGTTGCCGCCGTGTTCCTGTTTGCCGCGCCAGGACCGCTCGAGCTGTTCGCGTCGTGTCTCGCCGGCTCGATCGCCACCCTGCTGTTTCTGTTGTGGTTCGGACGTCGCGCCCTGTACGCGCCGGAGCGATTGTTGCTGATCGGTGTTGCCATTGGCGCGCTATTTCAGGCGGTCAGCGGGACGGTGACCGCGAGCGGCGACGCTCGCGCCGCGCTCCTGCTGAACTTCGTCGTCGGCTCGACCTATTACGTCCAGCCGGTGGCGGCTGCCGTTGCCGTGGTGGTCGCGCTGGTGGGTTTGGGTGCGGCGCCCTTGCTGGCCCGCTGGCTGGAACTGCTGTCGCTCGGCGAAGGCACGAGCCGTTCGCTTGGCGTGCGGGTCGACGTTGCGCGTCTTGCCGTGCTGCTGCTGACCGCGCTGCTCACGGCCACCTCGACGTTGATCGTCGGACCGTTGTCGTTCGTCGGTCTGATGGCGCCGCATATCGCGCGATCATTGGGGGTGTGCCGCGCGCGGGAACAATTGCTCGCCGCGGCGGCGATAGGCGTAGTACTGATGGTGCTCGCGCAGTGGTGCGGCAACCTGCTGCTGTTTCCCAACGAAATGCCGGCGGGGTTGATGGCCGCGCTGATCGGCGGACCTTATCTGCTGTGGTCGATGTTGAAAGCAGCGCCGCGCGCGGCATGA
- a CDS encoding Outer membrane protein (porin) produces the protein MNSLKRARTRALVLSCLPFAGAVLSTGASAQSSVTLYGIVDNAFAYSSNQKGHANFYMSQGNLQASKFGLLGAEDIGGGTKAIFRLESGFNSLTGAQSSAGYIFNRQAYVGLSNDRYGTVTLGRQYTPYFQMVGALGPTGVLTGATGAHPGDLDALDTTLRLNNSVTYLSPNLAGLQFSAQYGLGGVPGSVASGSQFSAAARYDYQPFAIAVGYVKLKDIATSQALGTYAVNSPVNSGYATARSAQLFAAAARYTHQDLMVGVNYSNVQYAPGNGSFFTDEGIFNTYGVISTYRISSAITVGAGYSYTQASKANGISDAARYQQISLEQTYNLSTRTTLYALQAYQHARGKTLVAAGSTGTSITDAVAVVGDSQNTTPSSGPSQFVGMVGLRHAF, from the coding sequence ATGAACTCATTGAAGCGCGCGCGTACACGCGCACTCGTCCTCTCGTGCCTGCCGTTTGCGGGCGCCGTACTCTCAACCGGCGCGTCGGCGCAAAGCAGCGTGACGCTGTACGGCATCGTCGATAACGCGTTCGCCTATTCCAGCAATCAGAAGGGACACGCCAACTTCTACATGAGCCAGGGCAACCTGCAGGCGAGCAAGTTCGGCCTGCTCGGTGCGGAAGACATCGGTGGCGGCACGAAGGCGATTTTCCGGCTTGAAAGCGGCTTCAACTCGCTAACGGGTGCACAGAGCAGCGCGGGTTATATTTTCAATCGGCAAGCGTACGTAGGACTCTCCAACGACCGGTACGGGACGGTGACACTCGGCCGCCAGTACACGCCCTACTTCCAGATGGTCGGGGCACTTGGACCAACCGGCGTACTGACGGGCGCAACCGGCGCGCATCCGGGCGACCTCGACGCGCTCGACACCACCTTGCGCCTCAACAATTCGGTTACCTATCTTTCGCCGAACCTCGCCGGTTTGCAATTCAGCGCGCAGTACGGCCTGGGCGGTGTGCCAGGCAGCGTAGCCAGCGGCAGTCAGTTCAGCGCGGCGGCTCGCTATGACTACCAGCCGTTTGCGATCGCGGTGGGCTACGTGAAACTGAAAGACATCGCGACGAGCCAGGCGCTCGGCACCTACGCGGTCAACTCGCCGGTGAACAGCGGCTATGCGACGGCGCGCAGCGCACAGTTGTTCGCCGCGGCGGCTCGCTACACCCACCAGGACCTGATGGTCGGCGTGAACTATTCGAACGTGCAGTACGCGCCGGGCAACGGCTCGTTCTTCACCGACGAGGGCATATTCAATACCTACGGCGTGATTTCCACGTACCGGATTTCGTCAGCCATAACGGTCGGCGCCGGCTACAGTTACACGCAGGCCAGCAAAGCGAACGGCATCAGCGACGCTGCACGCTACCAGCAGATTTCGCTCGAACAGACGTACAACCTCTCCACCCGCACGACGTTGTACGCATTGCAGGCGTATCAGCACGCGCGGGGCAAGACACTGGTTGCGGCGGGCAGCACTGGGACAAGTATTACTGACGCAGTGGCCGTGGTCGGCGATTCGCAGAATACGACGCCGTCCTCAGGGCCGTCGCAGTTCGTCGGCATGGTGGGGCTGCGGCACGCGTTCTGA
- a CDS encoding alpha-glucosidase — protein MRSLTNLKHPPCFSLFSQIGNHIVLTAQENCRIELFVLAEDIIRVLVLPDGEPHGPRTWSIAPGADDVPLEGRDRRDMGDFTPPRFDVSANAEQFVVETARIRLTVTLKGGFCAWDILHDSTWQRVMSDRKTQAYNFGWWDERVYHYIERRKGEMYVGLGERAGSLNRADQSYEMRNIDAMGYSARTTDPLYKHIPFYVTWQPQTSTGFGLFYDTLADCRFDMGRELDNYHGHYRHFVAEHGDLDYYFIASAGTPLHAVRRFTWLTGRPAWMPKWGLGYSGSTMSYTDAPDAQHRMGEFIEQCREHDMLCDSFHLSSGYTSIGAKRYVFNWNHEKFPDIDGFVQSYLEHGVRLCANIKPCLLQDHPAFDEVARAGLLIQSRDGDPAWVQFWDEVGAYLDFTNPDTIEWWKARVKDSLLKHGVAATWNDNNEFEIGSPDAMAQGFGQPYPAREAKVLQTQLMMRASHDAQREHTPDGRPFLVSRSGGVGMQRYVQTWSGDNYTSWETLRFNLKMGLGLAMSGVSNSGHDIGGFSGPAPGPELFARWVAFGIFLPRFSIHSWNDDGTINEPWMHPEVTQQVAALIKLRYRLIPYLYELLWQSHSAYEPVLRPMFAEFPHDPRCLVDGDDMMLGSSMLVAPVVEAGQSTRDVYLPAGARWVSYWSGEVFEGAQTVTLPAPFEQPVTLLREGSVIPLNMAEQHFGRPADERAFIALPHAGTGIARGRCVEDDGESEAWRTGAQGHWNVTITSDASELRVSIAREGWVQQPQHEVRLFVPASEVRAAVCIDGTLVADHTADGWRCLTISIAH, from the coding sequence ATGCGTTCACTGACGAATCTGAAACACCCGCCGTGTTTTTCACTGTTTTCCCAGATCGGCAACCACATCGTTCTCACCGCACAGGAAAACTGCCGGATTGAACTGTTCGTTCTCGCCGAAGACATCATCCGGGTGCTCGTGCTGCCGGACGGCGAACCGCACGGTCCGCGGACCTGGTCCATCGCACCGGGCGCGGACGACGTTCCGCTCGAAGGCCGCGATCGCCGTGACATGGGCGATTTCACGCCGCCCCGGTTTGACGTATCGGCCAACGCCGAGCAGTTTGTCGTTGAAACGGCGCGCATCCGTTTGACGGTCACGCTGAAGGGTGGATTCTGCGCGTGGGACATCCTGCACGACTCGACCTGGCAGCGCGTGATGAGCGATCGGAAGACGCAGGCGTATAACTTCGGCTGGTGGGACGAGCGCGTGTATCACTACATCGAGCGTCGCAAGGGCGAAATGTATGTCGGTCTGGGCGAGCGCGCGGGTTCGCTCAACCGCGCGGACCAGTCCTACGAAATGCGCAACATCGACGCAATGGGCTACAGCGCACGCACGACAGACCCGCTCTACAAGCACATCCCCTTCTACGTGACATGGCAGCCGCAAACGTCGACAGGATTCGGCCTGTTCTACGACACGCTTGCCGACTGCCGCTTCGACATGGGCCGCGAGCTCGATAACTATCACGGCCACTACCGGCACTTTGTCGCCGAGCATGGCGACCTCGACTATTACTTCATCGCGTCGGCGGGCACGCCCTTGCACGCGGTGCGCCGCTTTACGTGGCTGACCGGGCGTCCGGCCTGGATGCCGAAGTGGGGACTGGGCTACTCTGGCTCGACGATGAGCTACACCGACGCGCCCGATGCGCAGCACCGGATGGGCGAATTCATCGAGCAATGCCGCGAGCACGACATGCTGTGCGATTCGTTCCATCTGTCGTCGGGCTACACGTCGATCGGTGCGAAGCGTTACGTGTTCAACTGGAACCACGAGAAGTTTCCGGACATCGACGGCTTCGTGCAGAGCTATCTCGAGCATGGCGTGCGTCTGTGCGCAAACATCAAACCTTGCCTGTTGCAGGATCATCCGGCGTTCGACGAAGTGGCGCGCGCCGGCCTGCTGATCCAGTCGCGCGATGGCGATCCGGCATGGGTGCAGTTCTGGGACGAAGTCGGCGCGTATCTCGACTTCACGAATCCCGACACCATCGAGTGGTGGAAAGCGCGTGTGAAAGACAGCCTGTTGAAACACGGTGTCGCCGCAACGTGGAACGACAACAACGAGTTCGAGATCGGGTCGCCCGACGCGATGGCTCAGGGTTTCGGCCAACCGTATCCGGCACGCGAGGCGAAGGTGCTGCAAACGCAGTTGATGATGCGCGCGTCGCACGACGCACAGCGCGAACACACGCCGGACGGTCGGCCGTTCCTCGTCTCCCGCTCGGGCGGCGTCGGCATGCAACGCTATGTGCAGACATGGTCCGGCGACAACTACACCTCATGGGAAACGCTGCGCTTCAATCTGAAGATGGGCCTCGGGCTCGCCATGTCCGGCGTGTCGAACAGCGGTCACGATATCGGCGGCTTCTCGGGTCCGGCGCCGGGTCCGGAGTTGTTCGCCCGCTGGGTCGCCTTCGGCATTTTCCTGCCACGTTTCAGCATTCATTCCTGGAACGACGACGGCACGATCAACGAGCCCTGGATGCATCCCGAAGTCACGCAGCAGGTGGCGGCGCTCATCAAACTGCGCTACCGCCTGATTCCCTACCTGTATGAACTGCTATGGCAATCGCACAGCGCGTACGAGCCGGTATTGCGTCCGATGTTCGCGGAGTTTCCGCACGATCCGCGCTGTCTCGTCGATGGCGACGACATGATGCTCGGTTCGTCGATGCTGGTCGCACCGGTGGTCGAGGCGGGCCAGTCGACGCGCGACGTCTACCTGCCGGCCGGCGCGCGCTGGGTGTCGTACTGGAGCGGCGAGGTGTTCGAAGGCGCTCAGACGGTGACCCTGCCTGCCCCATTCGAGCAGCCGGTGACCTTGTTGCGTGAAGGTAGCGTGATTCCGTTGAACATGGCTGAACAACACTTCGGCCGTCCCGCTGACGAACGTGCGTTCATCGCCTTGCCGCACGCCGGTACAGGCATCGCTCGCGGCCGCTGCGTGGAAGACGACGGCGAAAGCGAAGCCTGGCGCACAGGCGCGCAAGGCCACTGGAACGTCACGATCACAAGCGATGCAAGCGAGCTGCGCGTTTCGATCGCACGAGAAGGCTGGGTTCAGCAGCCGCAGCACGAAGTTCGACTGTTCGTGCCGGCAAGCGAAGTGCGCGCTGCGGTCTGCATCGACGGCACGCTGGTAGCCGACCATACAGCAGACGGCTGGCGATGCCTGACGATCTCCATCGCCCACTGA
- a CDS encoding MFS transporter, ACS family, hexuronate transporter, with the protein MFEFAHASRPAASQRTHWVRRQILKTIIGLRWWIIALVCAGTIVNYLSRNALGVMAPQLTQLLHMSTKQYSYVVGAFQVGYTIMQPVCGLVIDLIGLRVGFALFACLWSLTGVLHGFASGWLSLAALRGLMGLTEAVAIPAGMKVVAEWFPNREKSVAVGYFNAGTSLGSLLAPPLVVFLSLRYGWQSAFAVTGALGFVWAALWYVLYRSPADHARISEAERETIVSGQTPAAPQRRSIREVLRTRRFWAIAQARFFAEPAWQTFSFWIPLYLATQRHMDLKQIAMFAWLPFLAADLGGLFGGYLSPFLMKHLRIPLIGSRIAGVVLGAFMMIGPACIGLVASPYQAIALFCVGGFAHQMISALVNTLAADVFDPSEVGTVAGFAGMSAWIGGLGFSLLVGALADSIGYTPLFGALGAFDLIGATLLIILMRGVKRDVRPHHVDNNASTAA; encoded by the coding sequence ATGTTCGAATTCGCGCATGCCAGCCGTCCAGCGGCCAGTCAGCGGACACATTGGGTACGGAGACAGATTTTGAAAACAATCATTGGTTTGCGCTGGTGGATCATCGCGCTCGTGTGTGCCGGGACGATCGTCAACTATCTGTCGCGCAACGCCCTCGGTGTAATGGCGCCTCAGTTGACGCAGCTGCTGCACATGAGCACAAAGCAATACTCGTACGTCGTCGGCGCGTTCCAGGTCGGCTACACGATCATGCAGCCGGTATGCGGCCTGGTCATCGATCTGATCGGTTTGCGCGTTGGCTTTGCGCTGTTCGCCTGCCTTTGGTCACTGACGGGCGTACTGCACGGTTTCGCGAGCGGCTGGCTCTCGCTGGCGGCCTTGCGCGGACTCATGGGCTTGACGGAGGCCGTCGCCATTCCGGCCGGCATGAAGGTGGTCGCCGAGTGGTTTCCTAATCGCGAGAAGTCCGTGGCGGTGGGCTACTTCAACGCGGGCACGTCGCTCGGTTCACTGCTCGCCCCGCCGCTCGTCGTCTTCCTGTCGCTGAGATACGGCTGGCAGAGCGCGTTTGCGGTAACGGGTGCGCTCGGCTTCGTCTGGGCCGCGCTCTGGTATGTGCTGTACCGCTCGCCCGCCGATCACGCGCGCATCAGCGAGGCAGAGCGCGAGACGATCGTCAGCGGACAAACCCCGGCCGCGCCGCAGCGGCGCAGCATCCGCGAAGTCCTCCGGACGCGCCGGTTCTGGGCGATCGCCCAAGCGCGTTTCTTCGCGGAACCCGCGTGGCAAACGTTCAGCTTCTGGATTCCCCTTTACCTCGCGACGCAACGCCACATGGATCTGAAGCAGATCGCGATGTTCGCGTGGCTGCCGTTTCTTGCCGCCGACCTCGGTGGCCTCTTCGGCGGCTACCTGTCGCCGTTCCTGATGAAGCATTTGCGCATCCCGCTGATCGGCTCGCGTATCGCGGGCGTCGTGCTCGGCGCCTTCATGATGATCGGCCCGGCATGTATTGGCCTCGTCGCCTCGCCGTATCAGGCGATCGCGCTCTTCTGCGTGGGCGGCTTCGCGCATCAGATGATCTCGGCGCTCGTCAACACCTTGGCCGCCGACGTGTTCGACCCCAGCGAAGTCGGCACCGTCGCCGGATTTGCAGGGATGTCGGCGTGGATCGGCGGCCTGGGCTTTTCGCTGCTGGTCGGCGCGCTGGCCGATTCGATCGGCTACACGCCGCTCTTCGGCGCCCTCGGTGCTTTCGACCTGATCGGCGCCACGCTGCTGATCATTCTGATGCGCGGCGTCAAACGCGACGTGCGTCCGCATCACGTCGACAACAACGCCAGCACTGCTGCGTGA